The genomic DNA ttaaaattgtcaagagaaaattgattttaaaaaaatactgattcAAATAACTCAAGTGATTATGATCTGAATTTTTATGgtgcttaaattttttcagactTTGAGGGAAACAGTTTGGAAAGTCGCGCTTACTGGGCTAGTCAGGTGATCGATCTACCTTTTGTTGGGATGGAAACCAACGCCTGCGCGACGACCGTTTGTCCCGTTCAACCAGGACAAAAGCAAACTTACGATATTAGTCTTCCTATCTTAAAATCATTCCCAGCTGTAagttatttatctatttatttatataaactttttttttttttatcagaacataaatttttaattcgaaatCACATTTAGATAAGGCCGCATGTCCTATTGAAGAGCACTGGCCTCTGAATTGATAAATTGTCATGAATAACTCTCTTTAAAATGGATAATAATAGCTCATAGATAATTGTTATTTCGTAAAAGAATGAAATGTTATTGAGtacaattgattaattaacgtgttgataaaaaaaaatcaatgctttatttagtttttctaCTCGTTCAtttattggtttttattttatttattattttttttttttttatagagaacCTATGACGTTAAATGGAAGTTATGGAATCCTCAGCAACAGGAATGCTGCTTCATTttccaaattaaattacataaataaaattttttttaattaaatatcgcACTGGTTTAAGTAATTACTGTTTAATTTGTCCATTtctacgcaaaaaaaaaataatttctgggcgcaaaaaatatttgacattaGAAATTGATgaggaaaattttcttaggattaaaaaaaaattttttggcacaagaatttttttttttgctccaagaaaatttttttttaaatttataatggaaaaaatttattgggtcaagtaaaaattttcttgaggcgagtaagaaattttctgtgccaagaaatactttttttctgtgtataattatttaaaaataaaataattaattacctgataattgacatttttcttatttattataagtacgcatttttatttcatttaatttttcccgccaaatttttttttaaataaaaaataattttagtttaattaaaaattacctaTTCCTATTACAatctatgaaaataattttaaaaattataaaaattcttgagaatacattttttggtcaagaaaatatttacttacgataattattattatttttctattgttgttgattataattatggtagtaattaaataaatgattaataaaatttttgtgtaaaaaaaaaaaaaaaataaaaaagtaaacgcTGCGGACAGGATTCGAACCTGTGCGGGCATAGCCCATTGGATTTCGAGTCCAACTCCTTAACCACTCGGACACCGCAGCCGATATTCGATACCGAGCAAAACTCTTCcatttatactaatttttattttcgcgttgtaattaatgacattaattacaataattaatgttttttctgTCATAAACCGGCGataatactttaaaaaataattataattgtaaattaacaCGCAGAAAGTTAAAAGTAGGCCACTGCGAtaagttgaaaaattcaaggggaaaaaatgattattatttttttaagtaaaaaagtatgtatttttatttttatatcggTGAATTGATACAGCTGAGAAAGATTACGGTAGCTTATGAGctgacaattattattattattgttacgaGCAACCTGAGCCCgcgtatttttattgaatatgaattgaatttaactgTTTATTGAAATCTATACTTTAGAATCTTTTATTTCTGTTATCATTAAAACCTAATGAGCCCTATCTCAATATTGACTCACAAACTGATCGATTTCAGTG from Microplitis mediator isolate UGA2020A chromosome 7, iyMicMedi2.1, whole genome shotgun sequence includes the following:
- the LOC130672110 gene encoding MD-2-related lipid-recognition protein-like translates to MKYFAIFILLGFIGFSISEVIQPQNCEYPEGTVINCTVHEVRVDPCKEADQGKPCRIKRGQNASISFDYTANFEGNSLESRAYWASQVIDLPFVGMETNACATTVCPVQPGQKQTYDISLPILKSFPARTYDVKWKLWNPQQQECCFIFQIKLHK